The following proteins come from a genomic window of Populus alba chromosome 12, ASM523922v2, whole genome shotgun sequence:
- the LOC118037812 gene encoding receptor like protein 22-like: protein MGFSPLSLSQFLSSILFLFHFHTTISSSNYSSSSHFCAPDQSLSLLQFKESFSLSSSASGRCQHPKTESWKEGTDCCLWDGVSCDLETGHVTALDLACSMLYGTLHPNSTLFSLHHLQKLDLSDNHFNSSHISSRFGQFSNLTHLNLNYSVFAGQVPSEISQLSKLVSLDLSGDLNDYLSLEPISFDKLVRNLTQLRELDLSSVDMSLVAPNSLMNLSSPLSSLKLFSCGLQGEFPSSMRKFKHLQQLDLADNNLTGPIPYDLEQLTELVSLALSGNENDYLSLEPFSFDKLVRNLTQLRELDLSGVNMSLVAPNSLMNLSSSLSSLKLFSCGLQGEFPSSMRKFKHLQQLDLRKNNLTGSIPDDLGQLTELVSIDLSFNDYLSVEPSSFDKIIQNLTKLRGLRLGYVNMPLVTPNSLANLSSSFSALALWGCGLKGKFPGNIFLLPNLQVLDLTYNGDLTGSFPSSNVSNALLLLGLSHTRISVSLENDFFTNLKLLEVLSLRSSNIIRSNLTLLGHLTQLTRLDLAGKIPSSIINCRLLEALDLGNNKIEDTFPYFLETLPELYVLVLKSNKLQGHIQSSIGMLTYLESLDLSSNLFTGRIPVQLADLTFLTVLNLSHNQLEGPIPSGKHFNTFNASSFEGNLGLCGFPMPKECNNDEAPPLQPSNFHDGDDSKFFGEGFGWKPVALGYGCGFVFGVTMGYVVLRTRKPAWFLKVVEDQWNLKARRTKKNARRNDPLGRLISKLLHCQPPSHALDLVPLPKLPGMSIAAEHMVDWIKAIQEEERMNLEESNARYKAAADHKQRAKVFQVENLVMVYLRKG, encoded by the exons ATGGGGTTTTCACCACTGTCCCTCTCTCAATTTCTCTCTTCcattctgtttctcttccattttcaCACAACAATTTCTTCATCAAATTACTCCTCTTCCTCTCATTTCTGTGCTCCTGACCAAAGCCTTTCTTTGCTCCAATTCAAAGAGTCCTTTTCCCTTAGTAGCTCTGCTTCAGGGCGTTGCCAGCATCCCAAGACAGAGTCGTGGAAAGAGGGTACAGACTGCTGCTTGTGGGATGGGGTCTCTTGTGACCTGGAAACCGGGCATGTCACTGCACTGGACCTTGCTTGCAGCATGCTTTATGGCACCCTCCATCCCAATAGCACCCTCTTCTCCCTCCATCATCTTCAAAAGCTCGACCTCTCTGACAATCATTTCAATAGCTCCCATATTTCTTCTCGATTTGGCCAGTTCTCCAACCTGACACATCTTAACCTAAATTACTCAGTCTTTGCAGGTCAAGTCCCGTCGGAAATCTCTCAGCTCTCCAAATTGGTTTCACTTGATCTCTCTGGAGACTTAAACGACTATCTAAGTCTAGAAccaatttcttttgacaagcTTGTTCGAAATCTAACTCAGCTTAGAGAACTCGATTTGAGTTCAGTAGACATGTCATTGGTTGCACCCAATTCCTTGATGAATCTGTCTTCTCCTTTGTCATCACTCAAACTCTTTTCCTGTGGATTGCAAGGAGAATTCCCATCCTCAATGAGAAAGTTTAAGCACCTCCAGCAGTTGGATCTTGCAGATAACAATCTTACAGGTCCAATTCCATATGATCTTGAGcaactcactgagttggttTCACTTGCTCTCTCTGGAAACGAAAACGACTATCTAAGTCTAGAACcattttcttttgacaagcTTGTTCGAAATCTAACCCAGCTTAGAGAACTCGATCTGAGTGGGGTGAACATGTCATTGGTTGCACCCAATTCCTTGATgaatctttcttcttctttgtcatcaCTCAAACTCTTTTCCTGCGGATTGCAAGGGGAATTCCCGTCCTCAATGAGAAAATTTAAGCACCTCCAGCAGTTGGatcttagaaaaaacaatcttaCAGGTTCAATTCCAGATGATCTTGGGcaactcactgagttggttTCAATTGATCTCTCTTTCAATGATTATTTGAGTGTAGAACCAAGTTCTTTTGACAAGattattcaaaacctaaccaaGCTAAGAGGTCTCCGTTTGGGTTATGTAAATATGCCTTTGGTCACACCTAATTCCTTGGCGAATCTGTCCTCATCCTTTTCAGCTCTTGCCCTTTGGGGTTGTGGATTGAAAGGGAAGTTCCCAGGTAACATCTTTCTCCTGCCAAACCTTCAAGTGCTTGATTTGACATACAACGGTGACCTCACTGGCTCTTTTCCTTCGTCCAATGTGAGTAATGCCCTCTTGTTATTGGGTCTTTCTCATACGAGAATTTCAGTTTCTCTAGAAAATGACTTCTTCACTAATCTAAAGTTGTTGGAAGTTCTGTCTCTCAGAAGCTCTAATATCATAAGGTCAAATCTAACTCTACTAGGTCATCTTACTCAACTCACCCGTTTAGACCTCGCAG GGAAAATACCATCGTCTATCATCAACTGCAGATTGCTGGAAGCTCTTGATCTTGGCAACAATAAGATTGAGGACACATTTCCCTATTTTCTAGAAACACTTCCAGAGCTTTATGTTCTTGTACTAAAGTCCAACAAACTCCAAG GTCATATTCAATCATCTATAGGAATGTTGACCTATCTGGAATCATTAGATCTATCTTCAAATTTGTTTACTGGAAGGATTCCAGTACAGTTGGCAGATCTAACATTTCTTACGGTCTTAAACCTTTCACATAACCAGCTTGAGGGGCCCATACCCAGTGGAAAGCACTTCAACACGTTTAATGCAAGCTCATTTGAAGGAAACTTGGGTTTATGTGGATTCCCCATGCCAAAAGAATGCAATAATGACGAGGCACCACCATTGCAGccatcaaactttcacgatggAGATGATTCAAAATTCTTTGGAGAAGGATTTGGATGGAAACCTGTGGCATTAGGGTATGGATGTGGGTTTGTGTTTGGAGTCACAATGGGATACGTTGTTTTGAGAACAAGAAAACCAGCATGGTTTCTGAAAGTGGTTGAAGATCAATGGAATCTGAAGGCAAGAAGAACGAAGAAGAATGCTCGAAGAAATG ATCCACTGGGAAGACTTATTTCCAAGTTGTTGCACTGCCAACCTCCAAGTCATGCCTTAGATTTGGTGCCTCTGCCTAAGCTTCCTGGTATGAGCATTGCAGCAGAGCATATGGTTGACTGGATTAAAGCGATTCAGGAAGAAGAGCGAATGAATCTAGAGGAATCTAATGCCAGGTACAAGGCTGCAGCAGACCACAAACAGCGAGCTAAAGTTTTTCAGGTAGAAAATCTTGTAATGGTGTATCTGCGTAAAGGGTGA
- the LOC118037813 gene encoding ribosome-binding factor PSRP1, chloroplastic: MASLVEGTLQTSFNNPFISLSPIPPKTSLASSSSVISTKTQIPKSSLKSSFLGNNVSFIEFGRTARTPLTHGGYSVKMSWDGPLHSVKLIIQGKNLELTDTVKKHVEDKVGKAVQKHSHLVREVDVRLSVRGGELGKGPRIRRCEVTLFTNRHGVVRAEEDAETIYASIDLVSSIIQRKLRKIKEKESDHGRHMKGFNRLKVREPVPQVVEGDADEVSQQEVEGSIEEVVRTKFFDMPPLTLSEAIEQLENVDHDFYGFRNEETGEINIVYKRKAGGYGLIIPKGKDEAERLEPLVVEPARESSLAE, encoded by the exons ATGGCTTCTCTTGTAGAAGGTACTTTGCAGACAAGCTTTAACAACCCATTTATCTCATTATCACCAATACCACCTAAGACTTCactagcttcttcttcttcagtcaTTTCTACTAAGACCCAGATCCCAAAATCATCTCTCAAGTCCAGTTTTTTAGGCAATAATGTGAGCTTTATTGAGTTTGGGAGGACAGCAAGGACTCCTTTAACCCATGGTGGTTACTCAGTTAAGATGTCATGGGATGGTCCACTTCACTCTGTCAAATTAATCATTCAAGGCAAAAACTTGGAG TTAACTGATACAGTTAAGAAACATGTGGAAGACAAAGTAGGAAAGGCAGTTCAAAAACATAGTCATCTTGTTAGGGAAGTTGATGTAAGATTGTCTGTTAGAGGTGGAGAGTTGGGGAAAGGTCCGAGGATTAGAAGATGCGAG GTGACTTTGTTTACAAATAGGCATGGAGTGGTGAGAGCAGAGGAAGATGCTGAGACAATCTATGCAAGTATTGATCTGGTGTCGTCAATTATTCAAAGAAAGTTGAGGAAGATTAAGGAGAAGGAGTCTGATCATGGTAGACACATGAAAGGGTTTAATAGGCTGAAGGTTAGAGAACCAGTGCCACAAGTGGTGGAGGGTGATGCGGATGAAGTTTCACAGCAAGAAGTTGAGGGCTCCATCGAAGAG GTTGTTCGCACAAAGTTTTTTGACATGCCACCCTTGACTCTCTCGGAAGCTATTGAGCAGCTGGAAAATGTCGATCATGATTTCTATGGTTTCAGGAATGAAGAAACTG GTGAGATAAATATTGTTTACAAAAGAAAAGCTGGTGGATATGGTCTCATCATACCTAAAGGAAAGGACGAAGCTGAGAGATTAGAGCCTTTGGTGGTAGAACCAGCTAGAGAATCATCATTGGCAGAGTAA
- the LOC118037808 gene encoding two-component response regulator-like APRR5 isoform X2, whose protein sequence is MGEVVISSGEELEVRSKSEREEEKQRKQSKEETGEVKKKKKKKKDGEGLNDGLVRWDGFLPRMVLRVLLVEADDSTRQIIAALLRKCSYRVVSVPDGLKAWEILKGRPHGIDLILTEVELPSISGYPLLTIIMEHEICKNIPVIMMSSQDSISTVYKCMLRGAADYLVKPLRKNELRNLWQHVWRRQSSLAGGNGPQDESVGQDKIEATSENSPASNHASGEMASIQRSKGQTEKGSDAQSSCTRPDLEAESTHMENMQEFLQPVRSIFSLTDMNLQKPEMHVNLGQKLLLHDREAEAAAAREDANKMDVDKEISPGNGRTDAYVAIESCDNDVALANSHREAFDFMGASTNRSSSFNNIKINFDSSPHLDLSLRRSHPSGFEIRDTEERQALRHSNASAFTQYINRPLQLPHSALESTGNQKELGTNYDRRISSTGYNSDALSLAPSTQKSDISLAAGQTKESEIATSSPGQRVFPIQIPAKETRLNNLCNSYGSVFPPIFCKQSGLSPMMSPGSACQQEPTYKVNQFQHSNHGSTSEQLYDRIGQHTNDSTNGSLQKQENRLDSLEDRGLISPATDQSASSSFCNGAASHFNSVGYGSTSGSNGNVDQVAIVRDASESKNEEGAFTHSYSHRSTQREAALTKFRLKRKERCYEKKVRYESRKKLAEQRPRVKGQFVRQVHIDPSPAETDQ, encoded by the exons ATGGGGGAGGTAGTGATTAGTAGTGGTGAAGAATTGGAAGTGAGATCAAAGAGTGAAAGAGAGGAggaaaaacagaggaaacagAGTAAAGAAGAAACAGGGGaggtgaaaaaaaagaagaaaaagaagaaagacgGTGAAGGTTTGAATGACGGGTTAGTGAGATGGGACGGGTTTCTACCAAGAATGGTGTTAAGGGTGTTGTTAGTTGAAGCTGATGATTCAACTAGACAGATAATTGCTGCTCTGCTTAGGAAATGTAGTTATAGAG TTGTTAGTGTTCCTGATGGCTTAAAGGCATGGGAGATACTGAAAGGAAGGCCACATGGCATAGACCTCATATTGACTGAAGTGGAATTGCCTTCAATATCTGGATATCCTCTTCTTACTATTATAATGGAGCATGAGATTTGCAAAAACATTCCAGTCATAA TGATGTCCTCTCAGGATTCAATTAGTACAGTTTATAAATGCATGTTGAGAGGTGCTGCTGACTATCTTGTTAAGCCTTTAAGGAAAAATGAACTGAGAAACTTGTGGCAACATGTATGGAGAAGACAATCT TCCCTTGCTGGAGGAAATGGCCCCCAAGATGAAAGCGTTGGACAGGACAAGATTGAAGCCACTTCAGAAAATAGTCCTGCCAGCAATCATGCAAGTGGAGAAATGGCTTCTATTCAGAGGAGTAAAGGGCAAACAGAGAAAGGGAGTGATGCTCAG AGCTCGTGTACAAGGCCAGACTTGGAAGCTGAAAGCACCCACATGGAAAATATGCAGGAATTTTTGCAGCCTGTACGGAGCATATTTTCATTGACTGACATGAATTTGCAGAAGCCTGAAATGCATGTGAATCTGGGTCAGAAATTGCTTTTGCATGATAGAGAAGCTGAAG CTGCAGCTGCCCGCGAGGATGCTAATAAAATGGATGTGGACAAGGAAATTTCTCCAGGAAATGGAAGAACGGATGCTTATGTTGCCATTGAGAGTTGTGACAATGATGTTGCCCTTGCCAACTCTCACAGAGAAGCCTTTGATTTCATGGGAGCATCTACTAATCGCAGTTCTTCTTTcaataacatcaaaatcaactttGATTCTTCTCCACATTTGGATCTTTCCTTGAGGAGATCTCATCCAAGTGGGTTTGAGATTCGAGATACAGAAGAAAGACAGGCTCTCCGGCATTCCAATGCCTCAGCCTTTACACA GTACATTAACAGGCCTCTGCAACTTCCACATTCAGCACTGGAAAGTACTGGGAATCAGAAGGAATTAGGAACCAATTATGACAGAAGAATATCCAGTACTGGCTATAACTCTGATGCCCTGAGTCTAGCACCAAGTACTCAAAAAAGTGATATCTCTCTGGCAGCTGGTCAAACCAAGGAATCTGAAATTGCAACTTCATCTCCTGGACAAAGAGTGTTTCCGATCCAAATTCCAGCCAAAGAAACAAGACTCAATAATCTATGCAACAGTTATGGTTCCGTGTTTCCCCCAATATTTTGCAAACAATCAGGTTTATCACCAATGATGAGTCCAGGTTCAGCTTGCCAGCAAGAGCCCACCTATAAAGTGAACCAATTTCAACATTCCAATCACGGGAGCACCTCCGAACAGCTCTATGATCGAATTGGTCAACATACAAATGATTCCACCAATGGTTCACTACAAAAGCAAGAAAACAGATTGGATTCCTTGGAAGATAGAGGACTTATTTCTCCTGCCACTGATCAGAGTGCAAGTAGCAGTTTCTGTAATGGTGCTGCAAGTCACTTTAACAGCGTGGGCTATGGAAGCACTTCTGGAAGCAATGGCAATGTTGATCAAGTTGCTATTGTCAGGGATGCTTCTGAGAGCAAGAATGAGGAAGGTGCTTTCACACATTCATACTCTCATAGATCTACTCAAAGAGAAGCAGCTCTAACTAAGTTTCGCTTGAAGCGTAAAGAGAGATGCTATGAGAAGAAG GTTCGGTATGAGAGCAGAAAAAAACTTGCTGAGCAGCGTCCTAGAGTGAAAGGACAATTTGTTCGCCAAGTGCACATTGATCCCTCACCTGCGGAAACTGATCAGTAG
- the LOC118037808 gene encoding two-component response regulator-like APRR5 isoform X1: MGEVVISSGEELEVRSKSEREEEKQRKQSKEETGEVKKKKKKKKDGEGLNDGLVRWDGFLPRMVLRVLLVEADDSTRQIIAALLRKCSYRVVSVPDGLKAWEILKGRPHGIDLILTEVELPSISGYPLLTIIMEHEICKNIPVIMMSSQDSISTVYKCMLRGAADYLVKPLRKNELRNLWQHVWRRQSSLAGGNGPQDESVGQDKIEATSENSPASNHASGEMASIQRSKGQTEKGSDAQSSCTRPDLEAESTHMENMQEFLQPVRSIFSLTDMNLQKPEMHVNLGQKLLLHDREAEGSAAAAREDANKMDVDKEISPGNGRTDAYVAIESCDNDVALANSHREAFDFMGASTNRSSSFNNIKINFDSSPHLDLSLRRSHPSGFEIRDTEERQALRHSNASAFTQYINRPLQLPHSALESTGNQKELGTNYDRRISSTGYNSDALSLAPSTQKSDISLAAGQTKESEIATSSPGQRVFPIQIPAKETRLNNLCNSYGSVFPPIFCKQSGLSPMMSPGSACQQEPTYKVNQFQHSNHGSTSEQLYDRIGQHTNDSTNGSLQKQENRLDSLEDRGLISPATDQSASSSFCNGAASHFNSVGYGSTSGSNGNVDQVAIVRDASESKNEEGAFTHSYSHRSTQREAALTKFRLKRKERCYEKKVRYESRKKLAEQRPRVKGQFVRQVHIDPSPAETDQ; encoded by the exons ATGGGGGAGGTAGTGATTAGTAGTGGTGAAGAATTGGAAGTGAGATCAAAGAGTGAAAGAGAGGAggaaaaacagaggaaacagAGTAAAGAAGAAACAGGGGaggtgaaaaaaaagaagaaaaagaagaaagacgGTGAAGGTTTGAATGACGGGTTAGTGAGATGGGACGGGTTTCTACCAAGAATGGTGTTAAGGGTGTTGTTAGTTGAAGCTGATGATTCAACTAGACAGATAATTGCTGCTCTGCTTAGGAAATGTAGTTATAGAG TTGTTAGTGTTCCTGATGGCTTAAAGGCATGGGAGATACTGAAAGGAAGGCCACATGGCATAGACCTCATATTGACTGAAGTGGAATTGCCTTCAATATCTGGATATCCTCTTCTTACTATTATAATGGAGCATGAGATTTGCAAAAACATTCCAGTCATAA TGATGTCCTCTCAGGATTCAATTAGTACAGTTTATAAATGCATGTTGAGAGGTGCTGCTGACTATCTTGTTAAGCCTTTAAGGAAAAATGAACTGAGAAACTTGTGGCAACATGTATGGAGAAGACAATCT TCCCTTGCTGGAGGAAATGGCCCCCAAGATGAAAGCGTTGGACAGGACAAGATTGAAGCCACTTCAGAAAATAGTCCTGCCAGCAATCATGCAAGTGGAGAAATGGCTTCTATTCAGAGGAGTAAAGGGCAAACAGAGAAAGGGAGTGATGCTCAG AGCTCGTGTACAAGGCCAGACTTGGAAGCTGAAAGCACCCACATGGAAAATATGCAGGAATTTTTGCAGCCTGTACGGAGCATATTTTCATTGACTGACATGAATTTGCAGAAGCCTGAAATGCATGTGAATCTGGGTCAGAAATTGCTTTTGCATGATAGAGAAGCTGAAG GTTCAGCTGCAGCTGCCCGCGAGGATGCTAATAAAATGGATGTGGACAAGGAAATTTCTCCAGGAAATGGAAGAACGGATGCTTATGTTGCCATTGAGAGTTGTGACAATGATGTTGCCCTTGCCAACTCTCACAGAGAAGCCTTTGATTTCATGGGAGCATCTACTAATCGCAGTTCTTCTTTcaataacatcaaaatcaactttGATTCTTCTCCACATTTGGATCTTTCCTTGAGGAGATCTCATCCAAGTGGGTTTGAGATTCGAGATACAGAAGAAAGACAGGCTCTCCGGCATTCCAATGCCTCAGCCTTTACACA GTACATTAACAGGCCTCTGCAACTTCCACATTCAGCACTGGAAAGTACTGGGAATCAGAAGGAATTAGGAACCAATTATGACAGAAGAATATCCAGTACTGGCTATAACTCTGATGCCCTGAGTCTAGCACCAAGTACTCAAAAAAGTGATATCTCTCTGGCAGCTGGTCAAACCAAGGAATCTGAAATTGCAACTTCATCTCCTGGACAAAGAGTGTTTCCGATCCAAATTCCAGCCAAAGAAACAAGACTCAATAATCTATGCAACAGTTATGGTTCCGTGTTTCCCCCAATATTTTGCAAACAATCAGGTTTATCACCAATGATGAGTCCAGGTTCAGCTTGCCAGCAAGAGCCCACCTATAAAGTGAACCAATTTCAACATTCCAATCACGGGAGCACCTCCGAACAGCTCTATGATCGAATTGGTCAACATACAAATGATTCCACCAATGGTTCACTACAAAAGCAAGAAAACAGATTGGATTCCTTGGAAGATAGAGGACTTATTTCTCCTGCCACTGATCAGAGTGCAAGTAGCAGTTTCTGTAATGGTGCTGCAAGTCACTTTAACAGCGTGGGCTATGGAAGCACTTCTGGAAGCAATGGCAATGTTGATCAAGTTGCTATTGTCAGGGATGCTTCTGAGAGCAAGAATGAGGAAGGTGCTTTCACACATTCATACTCTCATAGATCTACTCAAAGAGAAGCAGCTCTAACTAAGTTTCGCTTGAAGCGTAAAGAGAGATGCTATGAGAAGAAG GTTCGGTATGAGAGCAGAAAAAAACTTGCTGAGCAGCGTCCTAGAGTGAAAGGACAATTTGTTCGCCAAGTGCACATTGATCCCTCACCTGCGGAAACTGATCAGTAG